The nucleotide window GTTCCTTTATACTTACACTCTTTTCTGGTTCTAAAATTGAGGTAATTATACCATCACTGTATATCAATTTTTCTACTGGCGTTTGGAATTTAGCACCGGCATACTCCAGTAGTTTATACTTTAAGGCTTCAGCAGCTTTCTTCACTGCGTTGCCACAAACCAGGGTTGTCCTGCTGGCAAACTGTCCGGTACACATGGGGTCGGCATCGGAATCGCCGGCAATTACACTGACCAGATTCGGGTCGAGTTGCAAAACTTCTGCTGCTATCTGGCGTGCTACTGTTTTTATACCCTGTCCCATTTCGACCGAGCCTATATTAACTGTTACAGATCCATCTGCATGCAAACGTACAATAGCCTCGCTGGGGTCATTGCCTCCAGTTAAACCTGAAGAATGTATAGTTACTGCAACTCCCTTACCTCGTCTTTTCATTACCCTGTCCCTCCTCAGGTTTATTTATTATACCAGCCGGAAGCCTTGATAACAGCTTCCAAGGTTTCCCTGACACCTACTGCTTCAAGTACTTGCTGGGTCGGGAGTATATCACCGTCCTTTAATAGATTTTTCATCCGTACTTCAATCGGATCCAGACCAGTTATTTCGGCAATAATTTCCATTTGTGTTTCGTTTGCCGAAACAGATTGGGTAATACTGTAACCCCGCATAGGACCAGTCACCTGTTTATTGGTGTAAACAACATATCCATCAAACCATACATTAGGAATTCGGTAAGGACCATTAATTTGAGAAGTTAATTTCATCATCCCGTAGGTGCCAAAATCATTGTAAGCACCAGTATCCTGGATATAACGAATTTTACGGGCTACCAACGTCCCATCCTTCTTAAAACCGGTCTTCATCCACATGATATCAGCACTGCGTACTGTTGAAATTAAAAACTCTTCTTCTCTAGTCCAGCGCCATTTTACAGGTTTACCGGTCTTCCTAGCCAAGAGGGCACAAACAAATTCTGTCGACGGGTTAGACTTGCCGCCAAAACCGCCACCAGTAGGACTGGAGACTATCCGCACAGTGTTAATAGGTACACCAAGTACACCGCAGATTAAAAACTGATGCCAGGAAGTAGTTTGAGAAGCAGTATAAATAGTAATATGGCCATTGGCATCTGCTTCTGCGACGCTGCAATGGGGTTCCAATGAAGCATGTTCATTCATAGAAGTACGGAATTTATGCTCAATAATATAATCTGATTCCGCAAAACCTTTTTCGACATCACCTAGGCGAACCATCATGGCATCATAACCGCCAAATTTGGCAATATTGCCACCCTCGTGAACTTCAGGAGCTCCTGGCTGCATTGCTTCTTCAGGGTCAAATACAGGAGTTAATTCTTCGTAATCGATTTTAACCTTATCTACGGCTTCGTAGGCGGTATCTTCATCCACTGCGGCAACAGCAACTACTGGCTGACCTAAATACCTTACAAACTTATCGGGTAAAACTGGTTGGTCCTGAACAAAAGGTCCCCAGTAATTATTGGGCACATCTTTATAAGTTATAACTCCTGCCACTCCTGCTACTCTTTCTGCGGCGCTGGTATCGATATTCAGAATGCGGGCATGGGGCACTGGTATTTTAGCTGTTTTTACATAGAGCATACCAGGTAGATAAATATCATCCACATATTTAGTCTGCCCCGTCGTATGACGATAGCTATCATATAACGGAATCCTCTGGCCGATTACTTTTCCCATTACATATCCCTCCTCACGCTGTAATACTCTGGACTGCCTCTACTATCTTCTGGTAACCCGTGCAGCGGCAAAGGTTACCTGCGATAGCCCGCCTGATCTCTGCTTCTGATGGCTTGGGATTTTTATTTAATAAGGCTTTAATAGCTATTACCATACCGGGAGTACAATAACCGCACTGGGTACCGTGATATTCAGCCAGGCGTTTCTGAATAATATCCATTTCTCCATTGATAATTAAACCTTCAACTGTCGTCACGCTCTTACCCGCTACCGTTGGAGCCAAAACAATACACGAGTTCACTAGTTCCCCATCAAGTAAAACAGCACATGCACCACAATCGCCTGTTTCACAGCCCTTCTTAACACTGGTTACACCCAGTTTCTCACGCAAAACGTCAGTTAAAATAGCAGTAGGTTTGACGTCTACTTTTACTTCCTTTCCATTTAAAACAAACTTGACTTCCATTTCTTTAAACCTCCTTTTCCTCACTTGCAAGGCCGCTCGCCTCGGCCAGAGCCCTTTTAAGCAGCACCTTAATTACTTTACGACGGTACCATGCTGTCGCGTAAGTATCATCAATAGGATTGATATGCGCATCTACCTCATTGGCCGCTTGTTCGATTAAATTCCAATTTATTCTTTTATCTACAAAAATTTCTTCCAAGCTGTATAAACGAACAGGGGTGCTTGCCACAGCACCGGCGCCAATCCGACAGGCCCTGCACATACCATCGGTATCCTGTTCTATTTCCACGGCGATGTTTATAATAGCCGTTGAACTACCTTTCAGGGTTCCAATCCTCTGGTAAGAACAACCTTTCTTTATACCAGTTGCCGCCTTGGGTAAATAAACACCATAAAGAATTTCGCCCGGTTTTAATACCGTCTTTCCTTTATCAACAAAAAACTCTTTAATAGGCACCAGCCTGTTTTCATGCAATGATTTTATACTGGCCAGGGCACCGGCTGCCAGTAAAGCCACACAACTATCGCCGGCAGGGGATGCATTGACAAGGTTGCCGCCGATAGTACCTACGTTACGGATGGCTGGCGTACCCATATGGTAGCTGGCGTACCAGACATTATAAGCCTTTTGTTTTATAAGTTCCGAGGCGGCTATGCAGGCATGGGTTACCAAGGCGCCAATGAAAATATGCTCATTATGCTCAACTATCTTTTTCATTTCCACTATATTGCCGAGATAGATTAAACCCTGTAAACCCTTTACTTGCCTTAAATTCAGCCGCGGAACGACATCCGTTCCCCCGGCCAGTAGTGTATAATTGCTATTACGTTCCAGGACTTGTAAAGCCTCGGTAAAACTGCCGGGTGAATAATACTGAACGCTCATATCTTTCGCCCCTTTCGTTTATTAATTGCCTTTTTTGTATTTTTTACGTAGCTGGCTTAATATTACTCCACTTTAAAAATCTTTACTTTGCCAGGCCGCAATTATTTTTTACTTTTCACCTCCTTCATCTGTCTACGCCCCGCTGCCGCAGCCATTTAGGCAGGAGCTCATTCTCTACCCGCTCGCTGACGGCCGGCGCTTTTTTAAGGAGCAGTTCCGCCATGGGTTCGCTGACGTTGATGCCTCCCATGGCCCCGTCGAAGATAATGACCTTCCTGGTGCCGGTAACCTTATAGGCAAATTCCATGGCCGCTTCCGTGGTTTCCGCCACCACCGCGTGCTTCATATAGGTCAGGTTCTGCGGGTCGCGGTTGAAGAGGTCCGCCTGTTCCTGGCCCACTACCACCGTGGGGATGTGCTCGCTGAAGAAGGCGCTGGGATAACCCGTCCAGGCGTAGTTGTGCACGCACATCTTGATGGCCGGGTTGACCGGCGGTATATCCGCCAAAAGGGGCCTCCCCGCCTTGCCGTAGAAGGCCTCGGTATACCAGGTATAGGCCGGCAGGGGCAGATCCAGGTCGTAGAGGTCAGTATTGGCCCCGGCGAAGTTGGCGTAAATGACCCCGGCCGAGAAGACATACACCACCGGGCAGGGGAAGTCCAGGGCGGCGATGCACTCGTCGATCTCGCCGAAGAGGGTCATCATCTTACCGTAATAAAGGCAGCCGATTTGGGTCACCCGGTCGTTCAGGGCATAGAGGTCGCTGTCGGCGTCGACGCCGATGATGCCGTTGGGCGCCACCGTCAGGAAGGAAGCAAAGGCAAATTTCTTCTGGACGAAGGGCGAGTCAAAGATGGCCCTGGCCGTAAAGTTGGCCGCCCGCGGCCCCAGGTTCTGGTGATAGGTGGACCGGGTTTCAATGCGGGCGTAGGACATGCCGAAGGGCTTCACGGCCCGGTCTACCTGGCGGTGGAAGTGGACCTCACGCACGTCGCTGTTATGGGCGTGGACGATCCAGTCGGCGTCGTAAATCTTGCGGATGCCGTATAACGTGCCGATCTCCGTTTCAATGGGGATCCCCTGGTCGATGGGGGCCACACCGATGGCCTTGCCGTTAAAGTATTGGTCGAGGCCATAACGCTTGATATACTCTTCCGTCTCCCGGAAGCGCAGGCCCACACCGGCCCGCAAGCGGATATCCTTACACCCCGTCCGGGTTTCGATGACGTCTTTTATGGTTTTTAGCATTTCGGCATAGGGTTCGCCGCCTAAAAGGGTGAAGCCGTGGTGAGAAGCCAGAATGTTCACCGAATGCTCCGGCTTGATCTTGCTCATATCGATTTTTTGTAAGGCTTCCTCCGTAGCTTTACGGACGGCGGCCACTCCCCCTTCACCAGGGTAAATCACCTCCGGCAGGTCGGGGAAGAGCTCTTTCAGCAGTACGGAGGTCATTCCCGGCAGTTCGCAGACCCTGGTTTTGACTAACGCCGGGTCAATGCCATACTGGGACTGCCGGGGCGGTATAGGTTTAATGGGAGGACGCATCGGGTTCCCTCCTTCCCTGTACCGGTGCCGACACTACCCGATCTAAAAGCTTGATGTCCTCGTCGAAGTAAAAACCGCGGGTGGCATACTTGCGCTTGACTTCCTCAGGTATCTCCCATACAGTCACTGTGCGGCCATACCACTGCCAGCCGTCTTTCGGCGGTTCCGGCTTAATGCCGGCCGCTTCCAGGAGGCGCAGGATGGGCTGGATGCACTCCACCTTGCAGCCGGTACGGGCTCCCGTGAGGAAAGAAACCTCTTCCGGGGACCTCGCCCCCTGCAAAATGGCGGCGGCAACTTCTTCCGCCCGGGTGGCGGTGCAGTAGCAGATGATCTGCTCCGGGTTCAACCGGGCGCGACGGCAGAGTTCTTCAATTTGCCCGTAATCGACGGCGTCGACGTCAACTTTGACGACTATCGGCTGCTCTCGTTTCACCATGGTAATGGCATAATCCGGGCAGCGCTGTTCGCAGGCGGCGCAGCCGCGGCAGCGTTCTGCATCGACGACAGCTTTCCTGTTTTCCACTTTGATGGCCAGCACCGGGCAGACCTTTTCGCAGGTTTTACAGCCCCGGCACTTTTCGGCATCGACTGCCGCCAGCAAATTGACTACCTTCAAAGTTCAAGCCCCTCCCCTCTTCTGTGCAAGCTGGTAAGCTACGTCGACAATCATATCCTCCTGTCCCCCGACCATCCGCCTCCTTCCCAGTTCAACTAAAATGTCCCGGGGGTCGAGGTTGAATTTCTCGGCCGCCCGGTAGGTATGCAGGAGAAAGCTGGAGTAGACTCCGGCATAGCCCAGCATAAGCGGCGCGTTGCGCACCACCTGGGGCCGGTGCATGACGGGCTCGACGATATCCTCGGCCACATCCATAATTTTGTAGAAATCGACACCCGTCTGGTAGCCCAGCTTATCCAGCACGCCGACTAAAGCCTCGGTCTGGGCGTTGCCGGCCCCGGCCCCCAGGCCCCGGCAGGCGCCGTCCAGGAAGGTGGCCCCCGCTTCCACAGCGGCCAGGGCGTTGGCTGTGGCCATGGTCAGGTTGTTGTGGGCATGGAAACCGACAGGGACTTTTACGGCTTCAACTACAGCCCCTACCCGGGCTTTGACGTCTTCCGGCAGCATGGCCCCAGCCGAGTCGGCGATATTAATATAATCGGCCCCGTATGCTTCAAAGAGTTTGGCCTGCTCCACCACCTTTTCCGGCGGCGCCATGTGGCACATCATCAGGAAACCTACGGCTTCCATGCCCATTTTTTTGGCAATGCCTATATGCTGCTCCCCGATGTCGGCCTCGGTAACGTGGGTGGCCACCCGTACGACTTTGGCGCCGCAGTCGGCCGCCATTTTTAAATCTTCAACGGTGCCGATGCCGGGGAGAAGCAGGACGGTTAATTTGCCCTTCTTGATGGCCCCGGCCGCGGCTTTAAGCATTTCTTCGTCGCTGAGTTTGGCCCAGCCGTAGTTGTAGGACGAACCGGCCAGGCCGTCGCCGTGGGAAACCTCAATATATTCCACCCCAGCGGCATCCAGCCCCCCGGCAATGGCGGCGACCTGTTCAGCCGTGAACTGGTGGCTGACGGCATGGCTGCCGTCGCGTAAAGTTGTATCGACGATGTGAATAAATGGAGTGCTGTTCATGCTGCCACTTCCCCTGCTAAAATCTTTTGGGCCAGTTTTTCCGCTACGGCCACAGCAGCGGAGGTGATGATGTCGAGATTGCCGGAGTACTTAGGCAGGAAATCGCCGGCCCCTTCAACTTCTACGATGACCGTCACTTTGTTGCCATCAAGCAGCGGCGGCACCCGGAGCCGATAGCCAGGCACGTAGCCCTGGATTTCCTTTACCATGGCTTCCACAGAGGCCTGAATGGCCTTCTCATCCGGTTTTTCTACTTCGACGTAAACGGTGTTGGTCATCATAATCGGGGGTTCGGCGGGGTTTAGAATAATAATAGCCTTGCCCTTCTTCGCCCCGCCCACAACCTCCAGGGCCTTGGCCGTAGTCTGGGTGAATTCGTCGATATTCTGGCGCGTCCCCGGCCCGGCGCTTTTGGAGGCGATGCAGGCTACGATCTCGGCATATTTTGCCCCGGCCGCGCGGTTGATGGCGTAAACTATAGGTACCGTCGCCTGGCCGCCGCAAGTGACCATATTGAGATTGGGCTCGGCCTTGACCTGGTCCAGGTTGACGCAGGGTACCACATAGGGGCCGACGGCGGCTGGCGTCAGGTCGATGGCAATTTTGCCCGCCTCTTTTAACAGTGGTGCGTGCTGGAGGTGGGGTTTGGCGCCAGTGGCGTCGAAGACGATCTTGATGTCCTTTTCGGCCAGGACGGCATTGACGCCTTCAATGGAGGTTTTAATGCCTAAATCCCTGGCCCTTTTGATGCCTTCCGATTCGACTATGCCAGTCATGAGGGCCATCTCTAAATGCCGGCTGCGCAAGATCTTGTACATCAAATCTGAGCCGATATTTCCAGGACCGATGACGGCTACTTTTACTTTTTCCACACTCACATCCCCTTTAATTTGACTTTGGTTGTCACTCGCTCACCCTGTTAAATAAACTTCAGGCTCAGGCTCCCCAGGCCGTAGAAGGAAACGGTGAAGACATCGCCAGCGCTGGCGTTTTCAGCTGCCGTGACGGCACCGGAAAGGATGATTTCGCCGGCCTCCAGGGCGATGTCAAAGGCCGCCAGTTTGTTGGCCAGCCAGGCCACGGCCGCCGCCGGATGGCCCCAGACGGCGGCACCGGCGCCCGTGCTGACCACTTCGCCGTTCTTCTCCAGCACCATGCCGATGAGGCGCAGGTCCAGGTCTTTGATGGGCACCATACGGCTGCCCAGGACCAGGCGGGCGCTGGAGGCGTTGTCGGCAATGGTGTCCGGGAGCTTGATCTTCCAGTCGCGGATGCGGCTGTCGACGATCTCAAAGGCCGGCATGATACCTTCCGTGGCCCGGAAGACGTCGGCAATGGTCACCCCGGGGCCTTTAAGGGTGTCCTTTAAGATAAA belongs to Moorella humiferrea and includes:
- a CDS encoding xanthine dehydrogenase family protein molybdopterin-binding subunit, producing MGKVIGQRIPLYDSYRHTTGQTKYVDDIYLPGMLYVKTAKIPVPHARILNIDTSAAERVAGVAGVITYKDVPNNYWGPFVQDQPVLPDKFVRYLGQPVVAVAAVDEDTAYEAVDKVKIDYEELTPVFDPEEAMQPGAPEVHEGGNIAKFGGYDAMMVRLGDVEKGFAESDYIIEHKFRTSMNEHASLEPHCSVAEADANGHITIYTASQTTSWHQFLICGVLGVPINTVRIVSSPTGGGFGGKSNPSTEFVCALLARKTGKPVKWRWTREEEFLISTVRSADIMWMKTGFKKDGTLVARKIRYIQDTGAYNDFGTYGMMKLTSQINGPYRIPNVWFDGYVVYTNKQVTGPMRGYSITQSVSANETQMEIIAEITGLDPIEVRMKNLLKDGDILPTQQVLEAVGVRETLEAVIKASGWYNK
- a CDS encoding (2Fe-2S)-binding protein; its protein translation is MEVKFVLNGKEVKVDVKPTAILTDVLREKLGVTSVKKGCETGDCGACAVLLDGELVNSCIVLAPTVAGKSVTTVEGLIINGEMDIIQKRLAEYHGTQCGYCTPGMVIAIKALLNKNPKPSEAEIRRAIAGNLCRCTGYQKIVEAVQSITA
- a CDS encoding FAD binding domain-containing protein; the encoded protein is MSVQYYSPGSFTEALQVLERNSNYTLLAGGTDVVPRLNLRQVKGLQGLIYLGNIVEMKKIVEHNEHIFIGALVTHACIAASELIKQKAYNVWYASYHMGTPAIRNVGTIGGNLVNASPAGDSCVALLAAGALASIKSLHENRLVPIKEFFVDKGKTVLKPGEILYGVYLPKAATGIKKGCSYQRIGTLKGSSTAIINIAVEIEQDTDGMCRACRIGAGAVASTPVRLYSLEEIFVDKRINWNLIEQAANEVDAHINPIDDTYATAWYRRKVIKVLLKRALAEASGLASEEKEV
- a CDS encoding 4Fe-4S binding protein: MKVVNLLAAVDAEKCRGCKTCEKVCPVLAIKVENRKAVVDAERCRGCAACEQRCPDYAITMVKREQPIVVKVDVDAVDYGQIEELCRRARLNPEQIICYCTATRAEEVAAAILQGARSPEEVSFLTGARTGCKVECIQPILRLLEAAGIKPEPPKDGWQWYGRTVTVWEIPEEVKRKYATRGFYFDEDIKLLDRVVSAPVQGRREPDASSH
- the dmpG gene encoding 4-hydroxy-2-oxovalerate aldolase; this encodes MNSTPFIHIVDTTLRDGSHAVSHQFTAEQVAAIAGGLDAAGVEYIEVSHGDGLAGSSYNYGWAKLSDEEMLKAAAGAIKKGKLTVLLLPGIGTVEDLKMAADCGAKVVRVATHVTEADIGEQHIGIAKKMGMEAVGFLMMCHMAPPEKVVEQAKLFEAYGADYINIADSAGAMLPEDVKARVGAVVEAVKVPVGFHAHNNLTMATANALAAVEAGATFLDGACRGLGAGAGNAQTEALVGVLDKLGYQTGVDFYKIMDVAEDIVEPVMHRPQVVRNAPLMLGYAGVYSSFLLHTYRAAEKFNLDPRDILVELGRRRMVGGQEDMIVDVAYQLAQKRGGA
- a CDS encoding acetaldehyde dehydrogenase (acetylating), whose protein sequence is MEKVKVAVIGPGNIGSDLMYKILRSRHLEMALMTGIVESEGIKRARDLGIKTSIEGVNAVLAEKDIKIVFDATGAKPHLQHAPLLKEAGKIAIDLTPAAVGPYVVPCVNLDQVKAEPNLNMVTCGGQATVPIVYAINRAAGAKYAEIVACIASKSAGPGTRQNIDEFTQTTAKALEVVGGAKKGKAIIILNPAEPPIMMTNTVYVEVEKPDEKAIQASVEAMVKEIQGYVPGYRLRVPPLLDGNKVTVIVEVEGAGDFLPKYSGNLDIITSAAVAVAEKLAQKILAGEVAA
- a CDS encoding 2-keto-4-pentenoate hydratase: MDYQAVAAELLTAEVSCKPIEPLTETYPDLTVEDAYRIQLAGIEMKKARGSRVIGKKIGLTSRAMQKLLGVNEPDYGHLLDNMLLLEGEPCRRDELLLPRVEGELAFILKDTLKGPGVTIADVFRATEGIMPAFEIVDSRIRDWKIKLPDTIADNASSARLVLGSRMVPIKDLDLRLIGMVLEKNGEVVSTGAGAAVWGHPAAAVAWLANKLAAFDIALEAGEIILSGAVTAAENASAGDVFTVSFYGLGSLSLKFI